From the genome of Candidatus Desulfarcum epimagneticum, one region includes:
- the ldhB gene encoding LdhB, whose translation MAIQIWKKKRRGARFFKGPAGLSALMAGLEKDLSACMRCGVCQSACPLFRQTRREADVARGKLALLEGLAGHLFRDSRGVDERLDRCLLCGSCQAVCAGGVHVLAIFLKARAILAGYRRLSFVKKIIFRTMLARPGVFDKITAAAAKFQGVFLTGEDPETGSVSFKIPRSLSSQGRRIPPPARTPLRDSLPDLTRNPDNPGPRAVFFTGCLIDKIYPRVGHAAIQALLSREAAVLVPKNQGCCGIPALAAGEIGVFSDLVAHHVRLFSKQEFDFLITACATCAFAIQKLWPAMWPETDPEFRKRLERLSEKTLDISQFLVNVAGLEAPAGQGGGIRKKESAGQKIVTYHDPCHLAKSLGVRREPRELLRACPGYEFREMAAPDQCCGMGGSFNLSHYGLSSRIGAEKAEHIEAAECHVAASGCPACMIQISDMLSGKKAPDGSPIRVAHPVELYAEGLKD comes from the coding sequence ATGGCCATTCAAATATGGAAAAAAAAACGCCGGGGCGCCCGGTTTTTTAAAGGCCCGGCCGGGCTGTCGGCCCTCATGGCCGGCCTTGAAAAGGACCTGTCGGCGTGCATGAGATGCGGCGTGTGCCAGTCCGCGTGCCCCCTTTTTCGCCAGACCCGCCGCGAGGCGGACGTGGCCCGGGGAAAACTGGCCCTTCTGGAAGGGCTCGCGGGCCATCTGTTCCGGGATTCCCGGGGCGTGGACGAAAGGCTGGACCGGTGCCTTCTGTGCGGGTCCTGCCAGGCCGTCTGCGCCGGGGGGGTCCATGTCCTGGCCATATTTCTCAAGGCCCGGGCCATTCTCGCGGGCTATCGCCGCCTGTCTTTTGTCAAAAAAATCATTTTCAGAACCATGCTGGCCCGGCCCGGGGTTTTTGACAAAATCACGGCGGCGGCGGCGAAATTCCAAGGGGTTTTTTTGACCGGCGAGGACCCTGAGACCGGATCGGTCTCTTTCAAAATTCCGCGCTCCCTTTCTTCCCAGGGCCGGCGGATTCCGCCCCCGGCCCGGACGCCTTTGCGCGACAGCCTTCCCGATTTAACACGAAATCCGGACAATCCCGGCCCCCGGGCCGTCTTTTTCACCGGATGCCTCATCGACAAAATATACCCCCGCGTGGGCCACGCCGCCATTCAGGCGCTTTTGAGCCGCGAGGCGGCGGTTCTGGTCCCGAAAAATCAGGGCTGCTGCGGAATCCCGGCCCTGGCCGCCGGGGAGATCGGGGTCTTCTCAGACCTTGTGGCCCACCATGTCCGCCTGTTTTCAAAACAGGAGTTTGACTTCCTGATCACCGCGTGCGCCACATGCGCCTTTGCCATTCAAAAACTCTGGCCGGCCATGTGGCCGGAAACGGACCCCGAATTCCGAAAACGTCTGGAGCGGCTTTCGGAAAAAACCCTGGACATCAGCCAGTTCCTGGTGAACGTGGCGGGCCTGGAGGCCCCCGCCGGGCAGGGGGGGGGGATCCGGAAAAAGGAAAGCGCCGGCCAAAAAATCGTCACCTATCATGATCCCTGCCACCTGGCCAAGTCCCTGGGCGTCCGCCGGGAGCCCCGGGAACTGCTCAGGGCCTGCCCGGGCTACGAGTTCAGGGAAATGGCGGCGCCGGACCAGTGCTGCGGCATGGGGGGCTCATTTAACCTGTCCCACTACGGCCTCTCGTCCCGGATCGGCGCCGAAAAGGCCGAACACATTGAGGCCGCCGAATGCCACGTGGCGGCCTCGGGCTGCCCCGCGTGCATGATCCAGATTTCAGACATGCTTTCCGGGAAAAAAGCCCCGGACGGAAGCCCCATCCGGGTCGCGCATCCTGTTGAGCTGTACGCCGAAGGGCTCAAGGATTGA
- a CDS encoding conserved exported hypothetical protein (Evidence 4 : Unknown function but conserved in other organisms), whose amino-acid sequence MNIKIVKAMTGILGALFIVSPVFAGDVQPTAAPGAHSTYSLEDIYNRLDNGAPGSQKTVNDQDYGPATGGKTINEVMGAAPVLENPDTAAAEPGDVASGKYFWGLKTGSWGRLKGTAMTGVQATGWANECFQKTDPLDITASAEHVRVECNDLGGPNGVHVGQDGQLQKGSRYPAGTSPRFIIKTRTGDNTLTRGIVIDDLTGLVWTRQVNCRIRALSSYTGVSGDIKWEHALEAARYVAQGECGGALMDGSAADDWRVPNIRELLTLVDFSGNDATTAYYTNPDPDGSPDKLPLAQCQSGVSNRPGDTPPSGRTTCQEIREATQLLGIYPFLNIGSATKLWSSTTTAQNPNSAWQVSLDMGATVLTVENKNRYSSYIFVRDKIAADDQ is encoded by the coding sequence ATGAACATCAAAATCGTGAAAGCCATGACAGGAATTCTGGGAGCGCTCTTTATCGTTTCGCCCGTGTTCGCGGGGGATGTGCAGCCCACAGCGGCTCCGGGCGCCCATTCGACATACAGCCTTGAGGATATCTATAACCGGTTGGACAACGGGGCCCCGGGATCCCAAAAAACCGTCAACGACCAGGACTATGGCCCTGCCACCGGGGGCAAGACCATCAATGAGGTGATGGGAGCGGCCCCGGTCCTGGAAAATCCGGATACCGCCGCCGCGGAGCCGGGCGACGTGGCGTCCGGGAAATATTTCTGGGGGTTGAAAACCGGCTCCTGGGGAAGACTGAAGGGCACGGCGATGACCGGCGTCCAGGCCACCGGATGGGCCAACGAATGTTTTCAAAAAACCGACCCCCTGGATATCACGGCCAGCGCCGAGCATGTAAGGGTGGAATGCAATGACCTGGGAGGGCCGAACGGCGTTCATGTCGGGCAGGACGGGCAATTGCAGAAAGGCTCCAGGTATCCGGCGGGGACTTCGCCCCGTTTTATCATCAAGACGCGGACCGGGGACAACACTCTGACCCGGGGAATCGTCATTGACGACCTCACGGGCCTGGTCTGGACCCGCCAGGTCAACTGCCGTATCCGGGCGCTGTCCTCCTACACCGGGGTGTCGGGAGACATTAAATGGGAGCACGCCCTGGAGGCGGCCCGGTACGTGGCGCAGGGGGAATGCGGCGGGGCTTTAATGGACGGCTCGGCCGCCGACGACTGGCGGGTGCCCAACATCCGGGAGCTTCTCACCCTGGTGGATTTCAGCGGAAACGACGCAACCACGGCCTATTACACCAACCCGGACCCGGACGGCAGCCCGGACAAACTCCCCCTGGCCCAATGCCAATCCGGCGTCAGCAACCGGCCCGGCGACACCCCTCCCTCGGGGCGGACCACATGTCAAGAGATCAGGGAAGCCACTCAGCTTCTGGGCATATACCCGTTTTTAAACATCGGGTCCGCCACCAAGCTCTGGTCCTCCACCACCACCGCCCAGAACCCCAACTCGGCATGGCAGGTGAGCCTGGACATGGGGGCCACTGTTCTGACTGTGGAGAATAAGAACCGTTACAGCTCCTATATTTTTGTCCGGGATAAAATAGCCGCGGATGACCAGTAA
- the cysS gene encoding Cysteine--tRNA ligase, translated as MTIRIYNTLTRKKEVFEPVEPGRVGMYVCGPTVYDSCHIGHARSVVVFDVIARHFRERGFEVTHTRNFTDIDDKIINRAREMGVDFAEVSNRYIDEFYRDMDALNVIRADFEPRATEHIDSIIEIIDILMGRNMAYRAGGDVFFHVESFPEYGRLSGRRLEDMEAGARVDVDARKKSPFDFALWKSSKPGEPSWESPWGPGRPGWHIECSAMSKKILGKTFDIHGGGMDLVFPHHENEKAQSEGAFGGTFAKYWVHNGFVNINSEKMSKSLGNFTVIRDVLETWHPDCVRLFLLSNHYRSPIDFSEKAMEEAAAGLDKIRRSLFRAEKQAAAPSGAGAGKGEKDGGRPWMDFAEAMDDDFNTARGIGVLFNTVRDMNREMDGAAGRMRGAVASKRNDILRMCGVLGILADPPAQYFADMKARVLKEKAVDSARVEEMIRARSLARKEKNWKEADRIRDELEKMGVAIEDRPDGTAWEISG; from the coding sequence ATGACCATTCGCATTTACAACACCCTGACCCGAAAAAAAGAGGTCTTCGAGCCCGTGGAGCCGGGCCGGGTGGGCATGTACGTCTGCGGCCCCACCGTGTACGATTCCTGCCACATCGGACACGCCCGGTCCGTGGTGGTTTTCGATGTCATCGCCCGCCACTTCAGGGAAAGGGGCTTTGAGGTGACCCACACCCGGAACTTCACCGACATCGACGACAAGATCATCAACCGGGCCCGGGAGATGGGCGTGGACTTTGCCGAGGTCTCGAACCGCTACATCGACGAGTTTTACCGGGACATGGACGCCTTGAACGTCATCCGGGCCGATTTTGAGCCCCGGGCCACGGAGCATATCGACTCTATCATCGAGATCATCGACATCCTGATGGGCCGGAACATGGCGTACCGGGCCGGGGGGGATGTGTTTTTCCATGTGGAGTCCTTTCCCGAATACGGCAGGCTGTCCGGCCGGAGGCTCGAGGACATGGAGGCCGGGGCCCGGGTGGATGTGGACGCAAGGAAAAAGAGCCCCTTTGATTTCGCGCTGTGGAAGTCCTCCAAGCCCGGGGAGCCCAGCTGGGAAAGCCCCTGGGGCCCCGGAAGACCGGGATGGCACATTGAGTGCTCGGCCATGAGCAAAAAAATCCTGGGAAAAACCTTTGACATTCACGGCGGGGGGATGGACCTGGTGTTTCCCCACCACGAGAACGAAAAGGCCCAGTCCGAGGGGGCCTTCGGCGGAACGTTCGCCAAATACTGGGTTCACAACGGCTTTGTGAACATCAACAGCGAAAAAATGTCCAAGTCCCTTGGAAACTTCACGGTCATCCGGGATGTCCTGGAAACCTGGCATCCCGACTGCGTCCGGCTTTTTTTGCTTTCAAACCATTACCGAAGCCCCATTGATTTCAGTGAAAAAGCCATGGAGGAGGCCGCCGCGGGTCTGGACAAAATCCGCCGCTCCCTTTTTCGCGCCGAAAAACAGGCGGCCGCGCCCTCCGGCGCCGGCGCCGGGAAAGGCGAAAAAGACGGCGGCCGCCCCTGGATGGATTTCGCCGAAGCCATGGACGATGATTTCAACACAGCCCGGGGCATCGGCGTTCTTTTCAACACGGTCCGGGACATGAACCGGGAAATGGACGGGGCCGCCGGCCGGATGAGGGGCGCCGTCGCCTCCAAAAGAAACGATATCCTGAGGATGTGCGGCGTGTTGGGGATACTGGCGGACCCCCCGGCGCAGTATTTCGCCGACATGAAGGCCCGGGTCTTGAAAGAAAAGGCCGTGGACAGCGCCCGGGTGGAAGAAATGATCCGGGCCCGGAGCCTGGCGCGAAAGGAAAAAAACTGGAAAGAGGCGGACCGCATCCGGGATGAGCTGGAAAAGATGGGCGTCGCCATTGAGGACCGGCCAGACGGGACCGCCTGGGAAATATCGGGCTGA
- a CDS encoding conserved hypothetical protein (Evidence 4 : Unknown function but conserved in other organisms) encodes MKKIILGAAVAAVVSIALFLLYPAPIDPAFWSPPKPKEMTGPLSPNTLLRNAALLARGKVDGPEETAVDRLGRVYGGTQDGKIVRILTDGTVETFVETGGRPLGMRFDRHGSLIVCDAYKGLLSIDPKGAVRVLSTSAEGVPFLFTDALDIARDGTIYFTDASFKHNQSQYMLDLLEARPRGRFLAWDPASGQTRVLLRDLYFANGVALSPGEDFVLVNETYRYRIVRYWLKGPRAGKSDIFIDNLPGFPDNISAGETQAFWVAVFTVRNKLADRLHRFPFLKAQMSKLPRALWPRPEPYGLVLALDEKGNIVRSLHDPGGDRLKAITSAVEHNGFLYLGSLHNDRVGKYRLP; translated from the coding sequence ATGAAAAAAATCATCCTCGGGGCCGCCGTCGCGGCGGTCGTCTCCATCGCCCTTTTTCTTCTTTACCCGGCCCCCATTGATCCGGCCTTCTGGTCCCCCCCGAAGCCGAAAGAGATGACGGGCCCGCTTTCTCCCAACACGCTTTTGAGAAACGCCGCGCTTCTGGCCCGGGGCAAAGTCGATGGGCCGGAGGAAACGGCGGTGGACCGCCTGGGCCGCGTTTACGGCGGGACCCAGGACGGCAAAATCGTTCGGATTCTGACAGACGGGACCGTGGAGACCTTTGTCGAGACCGGCGGGCGTCCTTTGGGGATGCGATTCGACCGTCATGGAAGCCTGATTGTCTGCGACGCCTACAAGGGGCTTTTGTCCATCGACCCCAAAGGCGCCGTCCGGGTCCTTTCCACGTCGGCCGAAGGGGTTCCCTTTTTGTTCACGGACGCCCTGGACATCGCCCGGGACGGGACCATCTATTTCACGGACGCCAGCTTTAAACACAACCAGAGTCAGTACATGCTCGACCTCCTGGAGGCGAGGCCCCGGGGTCGTTTTTTGGCCTGGGACCCGGCCTCGGGCCAAACCCGGGTTCTTTTGCGGGACCTGTATTTCGCCAACGGGGTGGCGCTTTCCCCCGGGGAGGATTTTGTTCTGGTCAACGAGACCTACCGCTACCGCATTGTCCGTTACTGGCTCAAAGGGCCCCGGGCGGGAAAAAGCGATATCTTCATCGACAATCTTCCCGGCTTTCCGGACAACATTTCAGCCGGCGAGACCCAGGCGTTCTGGGTGGCCGTTTTCACAGTTCGAAACAAACTGGCGGACCGGCTCCACCGGTTTCCTTTTTTAAAGGCCCAGATGAGCAAACTGCCCCGGGCGCTGTGGCCCAGGCCAGAGCCCTATGGCCTGGTCCTGGCCCTGGATGAGAAAGGAAACATCGTCCGAAGCCTGCACGACCCCGGGGGAGACCGGCTCAAGGCCATCACCTCCGCCGTGGAGCATAACGGTTTTCTCTACCTGGGCAGCCTGCATAACGACCGTGTGGGGAAGTATCGGCTGCCTTAA
- a CDS encoding Thiamine diphosphokinase, whose protein sequence is MRAVIFANGPLKDFSGVQSRLLPGDYLIAADGGIRHMIALGVSPAAVIGDLDSFPEDVAGQASGAEMIRHSPRKDETDLELAIRLAMERGAEKALVFGALGRRWDMTLANALIGAIPDFDNMDIRLIDGNQEIRVLKENRTHLFSGKKGEMISLIPICGHVRGITSTGLEYPLENSALEFGKTRGVSNSFSGEKASVHFRTGLLLCVSGIRP, encoded by the coding sequence ATGCGAGCGGTTATTTTTGCCAATGGCCCGCTTAAGGATTTCTCCGGCGTCCAAAGCCGCCTTTTGCCCGGGGATTATCTGATCGCCGCCGACGGCGGAATCCGCCACATGATCGCCCTGGGCGTCTCGCCGGCGGCGGTGATCGGAGACCTGGATTCGTTTCCCGAAGACGTCGCGGGCCAGGCATCCGGAGCGGAGATGATCCGGCATTCCCCACGCAAGGATGAAACCGACCTGGAGCTGGCCATACGGCTCGCCATGGAAAGAGGGGCCGAAAAGGCCCTGGTATTCGGGGCGCTGGGAAGGCGGTGGGACATGACCCTGGCCAACGCGCTGATCGGGGCCATTCCGGATTTTGACAACATGGATATTCGGCTCATTGACGGAAATCAGGAGATCCGGGTTCTTAAGGAAAACCGGACCCACCTGTTTTCCGGGAAAAAGGGAGAGATGATTTCTTTGATCCCCATATGCGGACACGTCCGGGGAATCACATCCACAGGGCTGGAATATCCCCTTGAAAACAGCGCCCTGGAATTCGGGAAAACCCGGGGCGTCAGCAATTCTTTTTCAGGGGAAAAGGCCTCCGTTCATTTCAGAACCGGCCTTCTTTTATGCGTCTCCGGGATCAGGCCATGA
- the uvrB gene encoding excinulease of nucleotide excision repair, DNA damage recognition component (Evidence 2a : Function from experimental evidences in other organisms; PubMedId : 10371161, 10631326, 10946234, 11421287, 11689453, 12145219, 2843804, 3008099, 3515321; Product type cp : cell process), which translates to MNAFKIVSDFSPKGDQPKAIEALSAGLKAGKKSQVLLGVTGSGKTFTMAGVIEKIQKPALVMAPNKTLAAQLYHEFKTLFPENRVEYFVSYYDYYQPEAYIPATDTYIWKDSSINEMIDKMRHSATRSVLSRRDVVVVASVSCIYGIGAPEDYLGMRVNVENASEMSRERLMADLVSMQYERNDIDFHRGVFRVRGDRVEIFPAYEEDRAIRIEFFGDEIEGVSEIDPLRGTVTQKMDQAVIFPASHYVTPKGTLDRAVRTIVAELKERIDRFRVENRLIEAQRVEERVRFDLEMMLEIGYCSGIENYSRHLTGRKEGEPPPTLLDYFPDDFVTFIDESHIAVPQLRGMHAGDRSRKKTLVRHGFRLPSALDNRPLKFEETRQRTPRVVYVSATPGPYEMEDGKDAVVDLIVRPTGLLDPRMEVRPAKNQVDDLFGEIQKRAERNERTLTATLTKKMAEDLSEYYSELGVRTRYLHSDIGALERMDIIRDLRMGKFDTLIGINLLREGLDIPEVSLVAVLDADREGFLRDARSLIQTGGRASRNVNGRVILYADSVTRSMRTAMDETGRRRAIQREHNRKHGVTPMGISKKISPIFDYHEAGGEEAGAVAEGDAFGDVPGDVEKILSDLEKEMRAAAKALDFETAARLRDQAKALEKSHSQGF; encoded by the coding sequence ATGAACGCCTTTAAAATAGTATCTGATTTCAGCCCGAAAGGAGATCAGCCCAAAGCCATAGAAGCCTTGAGCGCCGGTTTAAAGGCCGGGAAAAAGAGCCAGGTTCTTCTGGGGGTGACGGGTTCGGGAAAAACGTTCACCATGGCCGGCGTCATTGAAAAAATTCAAAAACCGGCCCTGGTGATGGCGCCGAATAAAACGCTCGCGGCCCAGCTGTATCATGAGTTCAAAACCCTTTTTCCGGAAAACAGGGTGGAGTATTTTGTCAGCTATTATGACTACTACCAGCCGGAAGCCTACATTCCCGCCACCGACACCTACATATGGAAAGATTCGTCCATCAATGAGATGATCGACAAAATGCGCCATTCGGCCACCCGCTCGGTTCTTTCCCGACGGGACGTGGTGGTGGTGGCCAGTGTTTCGTGTATTTACGGCATTGGCGCGCCGGAAGATTACCTGGGCATGCGCGTGAACGTTGAAAACGCCTCAGAGATGAGCCGGGAGCGTCTCATGGCGGACCTTGTGTCCATGCAGTACGAGCGAAACGACATTGATTTCCATCGCGGGGTCTTCCGGGTCCGGGGAGACCGCGTGGAAATATTTCCGGCCTATGAGGAAGACCGGGCCATCCGAATTGAATTTTTCGGGGATGAGATCGAGGGCGTCTCCGAAATCGATCCCCTGAGGGGGACGGTGACGCAAAAAATGGACCAGGCGGTCATTTTTCCGGCCAGCCATTATGTGACGCCCAAAGGGACCCTGGACCGGGCCGTCAGGACCATCGTGGCGGAGTTGAAAGAAAGAATCGACCGATTCAGGGTCGAAAACAGGCTCATTGAGGCCCAGCGCGTCGAGGAGAGGGTGCGTTTCGACCTGGAGATGATGCTTGAGATCGGTTATTGCAGCGGCATTGAAAACTATTCCCGGCACCTGACGGGCCGGAAGGAGGGGGAGCCGCCGCCCACGTTGCTGGATTATTTTCCCGATGATTTCGTGACATTCATCGATGAGAGCCACATCGCCGTTCCCCAGTTGAGGGGCATGCACGCCGGGGACCGCTCCAGGAAAAAGACCCTGGTCCGACACGGCTTTCGTCTTCCGTCGGCCCTGGACAACCGGCCCCTGAAATTTGAGGAGACCCGACAGCGAACGCCCCGGGTGGTCTATGTGTCGGCCACCCCCGGGCCCTATGAAATGGAGGACGGGAAAGACGCGGTCGTTGATCTCATCGTAAGGCCCACCGGGCTTTTGGATCCCCGGATGGAAGTCCGGCCCGCGAAAAACCAGGTGGATGATCTTTTCGGGGAAATCCAAAAAAGGGCGGAGCGGAACGAGCGGACCCTGACCGCCACCCTGACCAAGAAAATGGCGGAGGATCTCAGCGAATATTACTCGGAGCTGGGCGTCCGAACAAGATATCTCCACTCGGATATCGGCGCCCTGGAGCGGATGGATATCATCCGGGATTTAAGAATGGGAAAATTCGACACGCTCATCGGGATCAATCTGCTTCGGGAGGGCCTGGATATTCCCGAGGTGTCCCTGGTGGCGGTTCTGGACGCGGACCGGGAGGGTTTTCTCCGGGACGCCCGCTCGTTGATCCAGACCGGCGGACGGGCCTCCCGGAACGTTAATGGCAGGGTGATTTTATACGCGGACTCCGTCACCCGCTCCATGAGAACCGCCATGGATGAAACCGGACGCCGCCGGGCCATCCAGAGGGAGCACAACCGGAAACACGGCGTGACCCCCATGGGGATCTCCAAGAAAATTTCCCCGATCTTCGATTACCATGAGGCCGGCGGGGAAGAGGCCGGCGCCGTGGCGGAAGGGGACGCTTTCGGCGACGTTCCGGGCGACGTTGAAAAAATTTTGTCGGACCTGGAAAAGGAGATGCGCGCGGCCGCCAAAGCGCTGGATTTTGAAACAGCCGCCCGACTCAGGGACCAGGCCAAAGCCCTTGAAAAGAGCCATTCCCAGGGATTTTGA
- a CDS encoding Exonuclease, translated as MHVTFYGAAREVTGSMHLFSAGGDRILFDCGIFQGRRKECEHKNRTLPFDPSILSAVVLSHAHIDHSGRIPMLTKGGKFSGRVVCTRPTVAACEYLLPDSAHIQESDAAYLNYKTLRKSLSGMKQASGNGKSKKSEEKKIREMLKKGSRRPDMALVSRLMKERRIEVVRPIYTTDEALGALEHFDGYPYQVPVKIGDHMTCRFYDAGHILGSAFSVVRASENGKARTLLYTGDIGRFDKPIINDPTLVFEDEDRDIDLMIMESTYGDRLHGPVADLKPRLGEIISRVAERGGTILIPSFAYGRTQELLYVLHELYNEGGAPRLPVYVDSPLATHITRVFGEHPESYDRETHETFLEKGLNPFFFSQVKFVESVEESMALMRDETPHIVLSASGMCEAGRILHHLRYKIHNPKNAILIVGYMAQNTFGRKIQELGAQRMESGKKGPAPLVKFFNKTYPLKADVFSIGGFSAHADKNEMLRFLKESNLNVKKIAVVHGENDQSLSFAETLRNEGFEAQAPMPGETIEF; from the coding sequence ATGCATGTGACGTTTTACGGGGCGGCCCGGGAAGTCACAGGATCCATGCACCTGTTCTCCGCGGGCGGGGACCGGATTCTGTTTGACTGCGGCATTTTCCAGGGCCGCCGGAAAGAATGCGAGCATAAAAACAGGACGCTGCCCTTTGACCCGTCCATTCTCTCGGCCGTGGTCCTTTCCCACGCCCACATCGATCATTCGGGGCGGATCCCCATGCTGACCAAGGGGGGAAAATTCAGCGGGCGGGTGGTCTGCACCCGTCCCACTGTGGCGGCCTGCGAGTATCTTCTCCCGGACTCCGCCCACATTCAGGAATCGGACGCCGCCTACCTGAATTACAAAACCCTGCGAAAATCCCTTTCCGGTATGAAACAGGCTTCCGGAAACGGAAAATCCAAAAAAAGCGAGGAAAAAAAGATTCGGGAAATGCTCAAAAAAGGCTCCCGCAGGCCCGACATGGCGCTGGTGTCCCGGCTGATGAAAGAGCGCCGCATCGAGGTGGTCCGCCCCATCTACACCACCGACGAGGCCCTGGGCGCCCTTGAGCATTTTGACGGCTATCCCTACCAGGTCCCCGTGAAAATAGGGGACCACATGACCTGCCGGTTTTATGACGCCGGGCATATACTCGGCTCCGCCTTCAGCGTGGTCCGGGCCTCGGAAAACGGCAAAGCGCGGACCCTTTTATACACCGGGGACATCGGCCGTTTCGACAAGCCCATCATCAACGACCCCACCCTGGTTTTTGAAGACGAGGACCGGGACATTGATCTGATGATCATGGAAAGCACCTACGGCGACCGCCTTCACGGCCCGGTGGCGGACTTAAAGCCCCGGCTCGGTGAAATCATCAGCCGTGTCGCGGAAAGGGGGGGGACCATTCTCATCCCCTCCTTCGCCTACGGGCGGACCCAGGAACTGCTTTATGTCCTGCATGAGCTTTACAATGAGGGCGGCGCCCCCCGACTCCCGGTGTATGTGGACAGCCCCCTGGCCACCCACATCACCCGGGTCTTCGGCGAGCATCCCGAAAGCTATGACCGGGAAACCCATGAGACTTTTCTGGAAAAGGGCCTGAACCCGTTTTTTTTCAGCCAGGTCAAGTTTGTCGAATCCGTGGAGGAATCCATGGCGCTGATGCGTGACGAAACGCCTCACATTGTGCTGTCCGCTTCGGGAATGTGCGAGGCCGGGCGCATTCTTCACCATCTGCGTTACAAAATTCACAACCCGAAAAACGCCATCCTGATCGTGGGCTACATGGCCCAAAACACCTTTGGCCGAAAAATTCAGGAGCTGGGGGCCCAGCGCATGGAATCCGGGAAAAAGGGCCCGGCGCCCCTGGTGAAATTTTTCAACAAAACGTATCCGCTCAAGGCCGATGTGTTTTCCATCGGGGGGTTCAGCGCCCACGCCGACAAAAACGAGATGCTGCGGTTTTTAAAAGAATCCAATCTCAACGTCAAAAAAATCGCCGTGGTGCACGGCGAAAACGATCAGTCCCTGTCCTTCGCCGAGACCCTCAGGAACGAGGGGTTCGAGGCCCAGGCCCCCATGCCGGGGGAAACCATTGAGTTTTGA
- a CDS encoding conserved hypothetical protein (Evidence 4 : Unknown function but conserved in other organisms), translating into MKNRSMHGQAHLFVAAIRILEHQSKKTPALDDICAMLSISPERGHFIARKLADMEIIKKISGGYENRFVIDRHLNIEEIPRDDPLDDMDKEIKKFMDARRGRSKKIEKIRLEGEKRKKALFDGIGARIKKDIKENLNPGG; encoded by the coding sequence ATGAAAAATCGTTCCATGCACGGCCAGGCCCATTTGTTTGTGGCGGCCATTCGGATTCTTGAGCATCAAAGCAAAAAAACCCCGGCGCTGGACGACATATGCGCCATGCTGTCCATCTCACCGGAGCGGGGGCATTTCATCGCCCGCAAACTGGCGGATATGGAAATCATTAAAAAAATTTCCGGGGGCTATGAAAACCGTTTTGTCATCGACCGCCACCTGAATATTGAAGAGATCCCCCGGGATGATCCCCTGGACGACATGGACAAAGAAATCAAAAAGTTCATGGACGCCCGGCGCGGGCGCTCAAAAAAAATAGAAAAAATCAGGCTGGAAGGCGAAAAAAGAAAGAAGGCGCTTTTCGACGGCATCGGCGCCCGGATTAAAAAAGACATCAAAGAAAATTTAAACCCCGGGGGTTGA
- a CDS encoding hypothetical protein (Evidence 5 : Unknown function) gives MADKKYFPGIFVMISLIILILAGCEGASLPEDEIFAGDSTPPPGIPVLASVAKSPIGNIEFAPVGYDGVRVLDTHLLGYAWGESVGWIKFGSTNCSARAEDQRPYYDDNQNFNAACWGVNRAEPDAQGNSDLSGYAWNHAVGWINFSPQGYPAVTIDENGNLAGDAWGQNVGWIRFQ, from the coding sequence ATGGCAGACAAAAAATATTTTCCCGGCATATTTGTCATGATATCCTTGATTATATTGATATTGGCGGGATGCGAGGGCGCCTCTCTTCCCGAGGATGAAATTTTCGCGGGGGATTCGACGCCGCCGCCGGGCATTCCGGTTTTGGCCTCTGTGGCAAAATCCCCTATCGGGAACATCGAATTCGCCCCGGTCGGTTATGACGGCGTGAGGGTCCTGGACACCCATCTTCTGGGATACGCGTGGGGGGAATCCGTGGGGTGGATCAAATTCGGGTCCACGAACTGCTCGGCCCGGGCTGAGGATCAGCGTCCCTATTATGACGACAATCAGAATTTCAACGCCGCCTGCTGGGGAGTGAACCGGGCAGAGCCCGACGCCCAGGGAAATTCGGATTTAAGCGGCTATGCCTGGAACCACGCCGTCGGCTGGATCAATTTCAGCCCCCAGGGCTACCCGGCGGTCACCATTGATGAAAACGGGAATCTGGCGGGCGACGCGTGGGGCCAGAATGTGGGCTGGATTCGGTTCCAGTGA